The segment CGTAAGATCGAATAACAGGTATTTGGGATTTGGATGCCAAACCATCTTATTGGCACGGTCCAAAAGAAAAGAATAACCGGTGGTTCCAATATGAACATTTTTCAAAAAAGTACTTAATGCGTCCCCGATCAGAAAAGGGAATCCCACAATTCCAATCGTTTTGCCTTTATCATCTTTCACCGGAGCGGAAACAAAGATAACGATCTTTTTGGTTAGAGGTGAAGCCTCTGCGATTCCAAAATGAATTTCTCCGTTTAAGGCTTTATCGATATTTTCTTTGATCAAAGGATTGCCACTGAGTTTGAATCCAAGTCCTGCGCCCTTGGGAGATCCGGTTGCAACAACCGGATAACCGGGATCAAGACTGGCAACAAATGTATTTTCAATAAAGCTTGCAGGGTTTTCCAAAATCCTTTTCAGAGTAGGCGCTAGTTTTCCATACTGTTTGGTAGCAAATGCATCTTTTACCTCTTTGCTACCTGCAAATTCGGTGATACTGGCCTCAAGTGCTTCGAATAACACGCTCATGGCGGCTTCATTGCTTGAATTGAAATTATAAAGTTGATTCGAATATGCCTTTTCCAGGGAGTTGGCATTGATTTTAAAAGAAACCATCATGTATACGTCGCTGAGCATAATGATAGAAAGACAAAACATGATAGGAATACTTTTACCCAATCTTCGGTAGAAAGGATTTTCCTTTTCTTCAAATCCTCTATCAAACACATCTTTCTTTAAAAGAAAATGAGATGCTGTTTCCGTTCCCACAAAAGCCAAAAGAATATTGATCAGAGCAAGGAAGATCAGTATGTTTTCAAAATAGAAAGCTTGGGTCTTGGTAGTGACATCCATCATGAGAAAAGGAACTAAAATGATCGCGGCGGCAATGATCCATTGAACCGCTCCGCCAATGGCGAATATAATGGGAATTCTCGCAGCGGTATTCCATACCTTTAGATAAGCTTCGGAAGAAATGGTTTCTCCATTTTCCCTTTGAACCAAATAGTTTTTTATTTCTTTTAAATACTTTGCGATAAACCCGAAATGTACTATTTGAGAAGTGAGCGAAGCGACAAGGATGGAAAGTAAAATCGTAACAAACTGTTCTTTGGTCGGTTTGAGCAGAAAATAGGTAAAGATAGTACCGAGTGGAACGACTACCCCAAGGGAAAGACCTTGAGAAACTAAAAGAATCCTAAGGGAATATTGTTTGTATAATTTCATTTCCAGTGAACCTAAAGGTCAATGGGAATGGCTCTAATTACTTCTGCAACATTTAAAACCGTTATGATCTCGGAATCAAAGGAACCGATTTACTCAATTGGAAAAAATTAATTTTCCGTTTTAAAGTTTCCGCCAAATTCGCCATTCCGTTGGATGTTGCAGTCATTTCTTCCAAACCTGCTGCCGTAGATTGAGTCAGATCGTTGATACTGAAAATCGCCTGTGCCACTTCTCCGATTGCAATCTTTTGTTCTTCCATGGAAAGTTTGATCCCTCGGCTGATTTCGTTCACACTATCGACTTCCGTAATCACTTTCTGATTGATCACAAGTTGTTCTTTGGTATTGGATTCGATGGAATGAGTCAAATCCTGGAATGAATTCACACCTTTGATGATCGCCTGAATCAAAGAAATCGTGGATTCAATGGTTTCCGTTCCATTGGTAATTTCTTTTTCATTCGCTTGGATCAAAGAATCGATATCTTGTATGGACTGAGCAGTTTTATCCGCCAATTTGCCGATCTCATCCGCAACAACCGCAAAACCTCTTCCGTAAACCCCCGCTCTTGCCGCTTCGATTGCTGCATTTAATGCAAGTAAGTTGATCTGCTCGGAGATATTATTTATGATTTCTATCACACTTCCGATCTCCTGAGAACTTTCGCTGATCTTCGTTATGCTGTTTCGCATAAAATCCAAAGAAGCCTGGCCCCTCTGAGCCTCGTTTGTGATTTCGGTCACATCCTCCGAAGCTTTTCCAACTTGTCTTCCCATTGCTTGAATGATATTGGACAAGTGATTCATTTGCGCTTTCAGAATTTCCACTTTCTGCGCCTGCTCATCGGACCTAGCGTCCACATTTTCAACTGCAGCTGTGATTTCTTCAATCGATGCGGAAATTTCTTCCGCAGAAGCAGCCTGTGTTTGGGCATTTGCGGAAAGGCTCCCCAGGGCAACTGACATTTGTTCTGCGGAGGATGCCAAATCTTCCGATATCATTTGATTGGCGCCTACTACATCGGCGATCTGATCGATCGTATTGTTCAAACCTTCTTGCAATTTACCCAATTCATCAACTGAGTCGGGATGAGTCTTTTCCGTTAAGTCGCCTTTTTTGATTCTCTCCAAAATCATTTCGACTTTAGACAAACCCGATAGCCTACTTTTCAAAAGCAAAACTACAAATATATTGATGAAAATAGAACTCAAAGTACCTATCACGGAAAGCCAAACCATGGAAACGATTGCGCTTTTTTCAATCTCATCCACACCTATAGTAGTAATGAAATAAAATTGGTATTTTTCGTTGAACTTACGCATCAATGCCTTATGAGAACCGTTGAAAGAATACTTTACAAATGCATCATCCGAAGCACTGGCTAACCTTTCTCCGAAGGATTCTTTTTTAAAATCATATAAAGTGTATTTTTCATTAGGGTGCCAAATCGCGATCAAATCCCGATCCAAAAGAAGAGAATATCCGCTTTTCCCACCTAACTTCAGTCCGCCGACCACCGACTGGACAAATTTGCCTGCAAGAAAAGGAAAGCCTGCAATGGCAATCACCTCTCCCGATTCGTCTCTAATGGGTGCCGTTAGAAGAATCACGGACTCTTTTGTGACGGGAGAACGGAATGCCTTACTGAAAATCGTTGTTTGGTCCGTAGTAAATTTCAGGTTGTTTCTGGCTTCCGCCTCATCATGCAGATTTTTGCCAATGCCTGCACCATCGGGCAATCCGCTCGCCACAACGATGCCCGAAGGAGATGCTACAAAAGTATTTTCATATAATGCCAAAGGATCATTGTGTATCTTTTGTAAATAAGGAGAAAGTTCTCTCCATCGTTTTTCTTTTGTTATCTGAATAATCCGTTTGTCAGATACGAAGTCCAGAATGTCCGTTTCTCTCGATCTGAAAAATCGTTCGATTATGATTGAATTATTGGAATTGATATTGGACAATTGGTTTTGAAATGCGATATCTATTGCATTTTTAGTAGAGTTGAAACTAATTAGAACCAGCACTATCAGCAAAAGTTGAATCAAAGCGGAGATCAAAATCGGCAAAGACAATCTTAAACTTTGGTAATCCAAATTTTCGCCCTGATAGTTTTTGGGAGGTATGAATATTTCTTTTACGTATAAATTCCGCAACAGAACAACCGCTACAATATAAGCGATAAGAATACTTACAATTGCGGTAAAGATCAGTATCCCGGTAAAATTCACTTCCTGAGAAACAGTCGATTCTTGAAAAAGAAAGAAAGGAATCGTTGAAATCAAAGTACCGAGAGTCCATCTTATGATTCCGATCAAAACAACCCTTCCCGGCAAATTGGCGAGTCTGTTCCTTGCATCACGGAAAATTTCGTTTGGAATGGTTTCACCCCGTTCCCAAAGATTTAGATAAATTTTAAGGGGTTTGAGTTGTTTCCCGATGAACAACTGTAAAACTTGAGCAAGAATGGCCGCTAAAATCCCCCCTCCCAATAAAATTTTGAGCTGGTCAGTAGACGGCTCTATGAAAAAAACCACGAACCAAAAGGCAAATGGTATCAAAATGATTAGATTGATGAATTCTGTGAAAATGAAAAATTTGAGAGCGAATCTTTTGAACATTCTACTTCCCAGTCTCTAAATCCAAAGAGAATGGGAAATAAAATTTAACGATTTTTAAGATAAAATAATGGGAAAGAAATAATAAAAAACCAAATTAAAAGGAAATTTTTACACCCAAATTTCCCGAATACAAGTCTTGGCCACCGTAGATTCCTTCTGCGATGATTTTAAACAAAAACACATCGATTTCCAAACCAACGATCCCATATCCTATTTTCCTTTTGGAATTGCCGCTACCGTATGCCGAAAGTCCGAGAGTGCCAGACTCACTTGCAGAAAGTAACGCAGGACTGATTTGATTTTGGTATTCCCTAGGTAGATCGATAATATTGGCAGCCGCGGTTTGAATCAGGAAAGGTCCTTTTCTGGAAAGGGAAATTTCGCTATCACCCGTGTTCCAGCTGTACCCACCACCTACAATTACATTCAAAAACCAAAATAAACCGATTCCGGTTCGAAGATCAACATGAGTTGTCCTAACTTTTGTTTGGTATTCGAAATTGGTATCTCCGCCCCACTTTCCTTTGACTCCGTTTGTTTCTATCGTTGCAGCCTTC is part of the Leptospira kobayashii genome and harbors:
- a CDS encoding methyl-accepting chemotaxis protein; this encodes MFKRFALKFFIFTEFINLIILIPFAFWFVVFFIEPSTDQLKILLGGGILAAILAQVLQLFIGKQLKPLKIYLNLWERGETIPNEIFRDARNRLANLPGRVVLIGIIRWTLGTLISTIPFFLFQESTVSQEVNFTGILIFTAIVSILIAYIVAVVLLRNLYVKEIFIPPKNYQGENLDYQSLRLSLPILISALIQLLLIVLVLISFNSTKNAIDIAFQNQLSNINSNNSIIIERFFRSRETDILDFVSDKRIIQITKEKRWRELSPYLQKIHNDPLALYENTFVASPSGIVVASGLPDGAGIGKNLHDEAEARNNLKFTTDQTTIFSKAFRSPVTKESVILLTAPIRDESGEVIAIAGFPFLAGKFVQSVVGGLKLGGKSGYSLLLDRDLIAIWHPNEKYTLYDFKKESFGERLASASDDAFVKYSFNGSHKALMRKFNEKYQFYFITTIGVDEIEKSAIVSMVWLSVIGTLSSIFINIFVVLLLKSRLSGLSKVEMILERIKKGDLTEKTHPDSVDELGKLQEGLNNTIDQIADVVGANQMISEDLASSAEQMSVALGSLSANAQTQAASAEEISASIEEITAAVENVDARSDEQAQKVEILKAQMNHLSNIIQAMGRQVGKASEDVTEITNEAQRGQASLDFMRNSITKISESSQEIGSVIEIINNISEQINLLALNAAIEAARAGVYGRGFAVVADEIGKLADKTAQSIQDIDSLIQANEKEITNGTETIESTISLIQAIIKGVNSFQDLTHSIESNTKEQLVINQKVITEVDSVNEISRGIKLSMEEQKIAIGEVAQAIFSINDLTQSTAAGLEEMTATSNGMANLAETLKRKINFFQLSKSVPLIPRS